GCGGTATTCTTCTTTGCAGCAATCTTTTTACCATTGTTACTTGAATATGGTTTACTAGAGTTTTTAGGTCCGATTTTTAGACCTGTTATGCGACCGTTGTTTACACTTCCAGGACGTTCAACTGTAGACAACCTCGCGTCATTTATCGGTGATGGCACGGTCGGCGTGATGATTACGAGCAAACAATATGATGAAGGCTATTATACGCGACGTGAAGCGACAGTCATTGCGACGACGTTTAGTGTTGTATCATTAACTTTTGCGATTGTCATTGCAGAAACGATTGGCTTAATTCATCGTTTCGCACTTTTTTATGGGACAGTCGTGTTAGCCTGTTTCATCGCAGCACTCATTATGCCTAGAATTTGGCCTTTACGCTATGTAGAAGATCGTTTTTCAGATGGTGCAACGGCTGAAGAAAGACCAGAAAAACAATACAGTTACAAAGAATCATTCCGTCGAGGTTATGAAGATGCAGTGTCGACAGCATATCGTGCACCAGGATTTAAACAATACATGGTTACCGCCTTTAAAACGGTGATGGACATGTGGCTTGTTGTTATTCCTGTCGTGATGACTGTCGGTACAGTAGCGACCATTTTGGCGACGTACACACCAATATTCACATGGATTGGCTTGCCTTTTGTACCGCTTTTAGAGCTGTTACAAGTACCAGAAGCACAAGCGGCCTCTGAAACAATGATTATCGGCTTTGCAGACATGTTTTTACCATCGATCTTAATCGAAAGTGTTGAAAGTCAAATGACACAATTCATTGTCGGCGTATTAAGTGTTTGTCAATTGATTTATTTATCAGAAGTCGGTGGCGTTATTTTAGGATCAAAAATTCCAGTTGGATTAGGAAAGCTTTTTGCGATTTTTTTAATCCGAACATTGATTACGTTACCCATTATTGTGTTTGTGGCACATTTATTTTTCTAAAACAAAGTTGAAAATAAGACAACAGGCGAGGGCGTCATGATGCTTCCTTAGCCTGTTTTCTTTTATGTGAGTGTGAACGCTCAATCATTCTAGTCTTAATTAAACACGAAAAAAATGGGACAGCGTGAGCCATCCCATTTCATAACTTTAAGTATTACTTCGTCACTTCGTTGTATACTTTTTTATCATTAAACGTATAAATAATGTATTGTTGTTTGTTTGTGTCGATAATCACACGGTTTGTTTTACCAAATGTAGAACCGATACGATAAACTTTTTTCGCATCTACTTGAGGTACTGCATGAATATCTTGATCTTCACTCACATTGAGGATTTCGTCATTAGGAATGTGAATATCTGCTACTCTCCATTGAATATGCACTTCTTCTTCGTTTTTCTTTACTGTCATTGCCATTACAAAACACATCCTTTATTTCTATTTGTAGATTCATTGTAACTGATTGAAACCGCTTTTTCAAATAAAATGAGTTACAGTGAGTTAAATGTGTTATACTATTTGGGAATTGACGAAATATGCGAAAATATGTTCGTGTTTTTGCGCGTTTTATGGTATAATCCACACATCAATAGAAAGGTGGTTAACATGACCGGTAAAACGCACTCCGCTGCAGGTATTCTTATTGGAGCTGCAGTGGGCATACATTTCCAATTAGATATTTTTGAAATGGCCACATGCATTGTTGTATCTGGTCTAGCGAGTATTTTTCCTGACATATGTCATACGCGGAGTAAGATTGGACAACGACTGCCTATTTTCAGTCATATTATCAAACATCTGTTTGGTCATCGTACTTTTACACATTCTTCACTCTTTATGTTCGGGGTTTACTATGCATTACATATGATCGAAA
Above is a genomic segment from Staphylococcus delphini containing:
- a CDS encoding YjiH family protein, whose translation is MEDLNQKEKNIGRLKFIILSLTGIVLFLIPLPVIEDGKRTTTLPIAFLAKQFQAILGPAIPWIIMLIIIVSGILTILCSTVLKHRIPKNSFRANAFIVTWPWFVIRMLAIIIACMTFLNKGFSWVYSEDTGGLIFTGLLPTLVAVFFFAAIFLPLLLEYGLLEFLGPIFRPVMRPLFTLPGRSTVDNLASFIGDGTVGVMITSKQYDEGYYTRREATVIATTFSVVSLTFAIVIAETIGLIHRFALFYGTVVLACFIAALIMPRIWPLRYVEDRFSDGATAEERPEKQYSYKESFRRGYEDAVSTAYRAPGFKQYMVTAFKTVMDMWLVVIPVVMTVGTVATILATYTPIFTWIGLPFVPLLELLQVPEAQAASETMIIGFADMFLPSILIESVESQMTQFIVGVLSVCQLIYLSEVGGVILGSKIPVGLGKLFAIFLIRTLITLPIIVFVAHLFF
- a CDS encoding metal-dependent hydrolase translates to MTGKTHSAAGILIGAAVGIHFQLDIFEMATCIVVSGLASIFPDICHTRSKIGQRLPIFSHIIKHLFGHRTFTHSSLFMFGVYYALHMIETPIYYMIGIICGMLSHVILDMLTPRGVHLFFPIPIRIRFPIHFKTGGTIDLSLATTFSFVTLYLLFESTMKQILNYFLQ